In a single window of the Rattus norvegicus strain BN/NHsdMcwi chromosome 6, GRCr8, whole genome shotgun sequence genome:
- the Slc30a3 gene encoding probable proton-coupled zinc antiporter SLC30A3 produces the protein MEPSPASGGSETTRLVSPRDRSSAGGGLRLKSLFTEPSEPLPEGPKLEGMAFHHCHKNRVSQSGLSPERAQARRQLYAACVVCFIFMAGEVVGGYLAHSLAIMTDAAHLLADIGSMMASLFSLWLSTRPATRTMTFGWHRSETLGALASVVSLWIVTGILLYLAFLRLLHSDYHIEAGAMLLTASIAVCANMIMAFVLHQTGAPHSHGPRGAEYAPLEEGHGHPLSLGNTSVRAAFVHVLGDLLQSLGVLAASILIYFKPQYKVADPISTFLFSICALGSTAPTLRDVLLVLMEGAPRSVEFEPVRDTLLSVPGVRATHDLHLWALTLTYHVASAHLAIDSTADPEAILAEASSRLYSRFGFSSCTLQVEKYRSEMAHCLRCREPPKA, from the exons ATGGAACCTTCTCCGGCCAGCGGAGGCTCGGAGACCACCCGCCTAGTGAGTCCCCGAGACCGCAGCAGCGCCGGCGGCGGCCTGCGATTGAAGAG TCTTTTCACAGAGCCCTCAGAGCCCCTGCCGGAGGGGCCCAAGCTTGAGGGGATGGCCTTCCACCACTGCCACAAGAACCGCGTGTCTCAGTCAGGCCTCTCTCCAGAGAGGGCGCAGGCCCGGAGGCAGCTGTATGCTGCCTGCGTCGTGTGCTTCATCTTCATGGCTGGGGAGGTGGTTG GTGGGTATTTAGCACACAGCTTGGCCATCATGACCGACGCCGCCCACTTGCTGGCAGACATAGGCAGTATGATGGCCAGCCTCTTTTCCCTCTGGCTCTCTACTCGGCCAGCCACCCGCACCATGACCTTTGGCTGGCACCGCTCAG AGACTCTGGGAGCTTTGGCCTCCGTGGTCTCCCTCTGGATAGTCACCGGCATCCTCCTGTACCTGGCCTTCCTCCGCCTGCTTCACAGTGACTACCACATTGAGGCGGGCGCCATGCTGCTGACTGCCAGCATTGCTGTCTGTGCCAACATGAT AATGGCCTTTGTGCTGCACCAGACTGGAGCCCCCCACAGCCACGGACCTAGGGGTGCAGAGTATGCACCACTGGAGGAGGGGCACGGGCACCCACTGTCCCTGGGAAACACCAGTGTCCGGGCTGCCTTTGTGCATGTGCTGGGAGATCTCCTTCAGAGCCTCGGGGTCCTGGCCGCCTCTATCCTCATCTACTTCAAG CCCCAGTACAAGGTGGCCGACCCCATCAGCACCTTCCTCTTCTCTATCTGCGCCCTTGGGTCCACAGCTCCTACACTTCGAGATGTTCTCCTCGTCCTCATGGAAG GTGCCCCTCGGAGTGTGGAATTTGAGCCTGTAAGGGACACCTTGTTGTCAGTGCCGGGTGTCCGAGCCACCCATGATCTCCACCTGTGGGCGCTGACGCTTACTTACCACGTTGCCTCCGCACACCTGGCTATTG ACTCCACGGCTGACCCTGAAGCCATCCTGGCTGAAGCCTCATCCCGGCTCTATTCCCGGTTTGGATTCTCTAGCTGCACCCTGCAGGTGGAGAAATACCGGTCTGAGATGGCCCACTGTCTTCGCTGCCGGGAGCCCCCCAAAGCCTGA
- the Slc30a3 gene encoding probable proton-coupled zinc antiporter SLC30A3 isoform X1 has product MAFHHCHKNRVSQSGLSPERAQARRQLYAACVVCFIFMAGEVVGGYLAHSLAIMTDAAHLLADIGSMMASLFSLWLSTRPATRTMTFGWHRSETLGALASVVSLWIVTGILLYLAFLRLLHSDYHIEAGAMLLTASIAVCANMIMAFVLHQTGAPHSHGPRGAEYAPLEEGHGHPLSLGNTSVRAAFVHVLGDLLQSLGVLAASILIYFKPQYKVADPISTFLFSICALGSTAPTLRDVLLVLMEGAPRSVEFEPVRDTLLSVPGVRATHDLHLWALTLTYHVASAHLAIDSTADPEAILAEASSRLYSRFGFSSCTLQVEKYRSEMAHCLRCREPPKA; this is encoded by the exons ATGGCCTTCCACCACTGCCACAAGAACCGCGTGTCTCAGTCAGGCCTCTCTCCAGAGAGGGCGCAGGCCCGGAGGCAGCTGTATGCTGCCTGCGTCGTGTGCTTCATCTTCATGGCTGGGGAGGTGGTTG GTGGGTATTTAGCACACAGCTTGGCCATCATGACCGACGCCGCCCACTTGCTGGCAGACATAGGCAGTATGATGGCCAGCCTCTTTTCCCTCTGGCTCTCTACTCGGCCAGCCACCCGCACCATGACCTTTGGCTGGCACCGCTCAG AGACTCTGGGAGCTTTGGCCTCCGTGGTCTCCCTCTGGATAGTCACCGGCATCCTCCTGTACCTGGCCTTCCTCCGCCTGCTTCACAGTGACTACCACATTGAGGCGGGCGCCATGCTGCTGACTGCCAGCATTGCTGTCTGTGCCAACATGAT AATGGCCTTTGTGCTGCACCAGACTGGAGCCCCCCACAGCCACGGACCTAGGGGTGCAGAGTATGCACCACTGGAGGAGGGGCACGGGCACCCACTGTCCCTGGGAAACACCAGTGTCCGGGCTGCCTTTGTGCATGTGCTGGGAGATCTCCTTCAGAGCCTCGGGGTCCTGGCCGCCTCTATCCTCATCTACTTCAAG CCCCAGTACAAGGTGGCCGACCCCATCAGCACCTTCCTCTTCTCTATCTGCGCCCTTGGGTCCACAGCTCCTACACTTCGAGATGTTCTCCTCGTCCTCATGGAAG GTGCCCCTCGGAGTGTGGAATTTGAGCCTGTAAGGGACACCTTGTTGTCAGTGCCGGGTGTCCGAGCCACCCATGATCTCCACCTGTGGGCGCTGACGCTTACTTACCACGTTGCCTCCGCACACCTGGCTATTG ACTCCACGGCTGACCCTGAAGCCATCCTGGCTGAAGCCTCATCCCGGCTCTATTCCCGGTTTGGATTCTCTAGCTGCACCCTGCAGGTGGAGAAATACCGGTCTGAGATGGCCCACTGTCTTCGCTGCCGGGAGCCCCCCAAAGCCTGA